GCTCTCTTCTTAGAGAGTTGATGATTCCTTCTTAAATCTGAAATGGTGTCTTATTCACACCCGTGCAGGTCAGAACCGggaatagaagaaaatgaagacccCAGTAaccttttctcatttaaataacATGCAACAAACTAACTtacttttctgcttttgttgttgtgttttttaggaaaatgcttcttcctttcttatagctttttataaaatactataaTCATATGATCATAATCAGGAGAATCGACCTTTCTATCCATGATACTGAGACTCAAGCCCTCATAGATTTACTTTCTAAAGTAGAAGAGTTGGCCCTTGGTATCTGCAGGGAGTTGGTTATAGGACCGCCGCAGATACTAAAATCTATGGACACTCAACGTCCCTTCTATAACAGGAAGGTTCGCCAGCTCTCTGTACCCGTGGGTTCTGCATCCAGAGTTCTCTACCCTCCCCGATTCTTCCCACCTCGATCACAGGGGCTGGCTGTAGTTTCCAGAaggcatttctttctttaactgTCAGAACCCCTTTGAAATGATGACTGTGACTTTTCTAGAATGTTCTCACTTGAAGCCGTTTCATGCCCATATTCCTATCTTAGGCTTAGAGAACTCTCGTGTTCTGCTCCATCTTGATTGTTAAATGATCTCTGAAGCCCTCATTGCTTTGGTTAAGTTGTGTGATATTTTTGCCCTTGgtgaaaaatcaaattttaaacagTGAACCAGCCTGGATATTGTCATGGATAGAATCACTGCAGCCTTCTGTGCTGATGACCGTTTTAACTTGTGTAAATCAGAAATGACACGGAGCAGTCAGAGGACTATTCTGCATGTGCGTATGCACTTTTTTAGTCCAAGCCctctttcagatttctttctggATGTTTGTTTTCTTGACAGTTAACTGTTTCTTTGCCTTACTACACATTTAGGCTCAATTTAAAATTGGTGCTTGTTGTAAGCAGAGCTATAAAACCAGTTATAGTTTTGGTGTTTTGGTAAATAGCTGAGCTGGTATATTTAGAAATGACCATGATGCTTCTGCTTCTGGGGATGAGCAGAGAAGGCTCAACAGTGCCGGCCTCTCCCCACCACAGGGGCTCCACCCAACTGTAAACTGTCATTCAAGTTTAGTAACTTTTTGTATTGATGCCTGtagaaatcagtaataaaaatgtGTACTACAGGTTTCCATGGTTACATAAATGTTACCAAAAGGCTGTGTTTTGTTGGATAAGAGGTCAGAATTTATGAACAACACATGCTGTGTGAATGGAATCATTTTACAATTAAGTGCAACTTCATCATAACTCGAAAGGTAAATTTAATCCAAATGGAAATTTTGAATCAGCTAAGTTTATCATTGTGTGGATTTCCCTGTTTTTAatggttattaatattttaatctggtgtcttttttaaaaacaataaacggTGTACATGTAAAGCTTGAGAAGTTTTCTTGCACTGCATGAACAAACCTTTGCCCCAAATACATAAATCACTTATATTATTGAGAAGTATTTCCTGAGTTTGAAACACACTGCAGACTGCTCACGTTAGGGTCATTCTGCACACATGTCCGTGTCATCTCTGCGTCTGAGCTCCTTCCCAATGACAACATGGCACTTGGTCCTCCTTTAAGAACTGggctttcactatctcctggagtttgctcaaacgcatgtccgtcgagtcagtgatgccatccaaccatctcatcccctgtcacccacttcccctcctgccatcaatctttcccagcatcagggtcttttccagtgagtcggctgtttgcatcaggtcaccaaagtattggcgcttcatcttcagcatcagtctttccaatgaatgttcagggttgatttcctttagggttgactggtttgatcttcttgctgtccaagggaccctcaagagtcatctccagcaccacaattcaaaagcatcaattctttggcactcagcctttatggtccaactctcacatccatacatgactactggaaagccaTAGCTTTCACTCCATGGACTTtggcagcaaagtaatgtctctgctttttaatacagtatcagggtttgtcatagctttccttccaaggagcaagtatcttttaatttcatggctatagtcactgtccgcagtgttTTGGAGCGCAATAAAAGGAAATCTCTCACtgctccactttttccccttctatttgccatgaagtgatgagactaagacttagttttttgaatgttgagctttaagccagctttttcactctcctctttgacttttatcaagaggctttttagtttctcttcactttctgccattagagtggtatcatctgcatattggaggttgttgatctttctcccagcaaccttggttccagcttgtgattcactgaggccagcatttcacatgatgtactctgcatataatttaaataagcagggtgacaatatacagccttgacatactcctttcccaattttgaaccaatctgttgttccatgtccagttctaactgttacgtTTGACAGGTGGTCagcagacaggtaaggtggtttggtagtcccatctctaataattttccacaatttgttgtgatccacacagtcaaaggctttagcataggcagtgaaacagaagtagatgtttttctggaatccctttgctttctctttcatccaacaagtgttggcaatttgatctctggttcccctattttttctaaatccagcttgtacatctggaagttcttggttcacatactgctgacacctaacttgaaagattttgagcactaccttgctagcatgtgaaatgagtgcagttgtatttTAACacctaatttataaaatttagctATCAAAGTTACTCTTTCAGATTCTGTACAGTGAACCTGTGTTTCACAAAACCTGACTGTGGAACCCAGCGGTAACAGTctcagaattaaaatataaatcaggaCCCTGAAGCCAACAGGATTCGTTAAACATCACCCCTTTCAAACCACCTGCACCTccggtcacacacacacagaaaaacaacCCAGGAAGGGAAGAGAGCTCAGTGTTGATGGAGTGTGTGCTCTGCCCACAGGGACTGTTCTGGTGCTTCCCtgtgaattatctcatttaatgttcGCAACCACCCATGAAATACTGAGCATCACTGCTCGCATTTGACGGAGAAGGACAcgggggtggtgggggttggATGACCTGCTTGAGAGCTCACAGCTGTGTGGCCACAGGGACCTGACTCCAGAGCCCGTGCAGCAAGAGCAGTCGCCATGTGTCTGCCACAAAACAGGAGGGGTTTCGGGTTCTACTGCAATGATGAAATCCACCCTGACCTCTTCCTGGCGTCATAAACTTCTTGTAGCCTGTGGTGCCAGAGTGCTGTGTTAGGGGATTGAATTCAGTTGAACTTCAGCATCAAGCGATGCTACTGTATCCTCCCAGCCAGCCTGGTCCTGAGATGACACATCTATCCTTCAAGTTGAAAACAACATGCCCTGCCAATATGTTCTTGATGCCTTAAATAAGGGAAGGGAAGATTTATCAGACCTGCATTTAAAAGAGATTCTGGATGGCTGTTGGTAAGATCAGTACCATCAGTGGTTATTTGGCGCAGACCTGACCCTTCGTTCCTTGTGAGTTGGGGGTATGGTTGGCAGAGCAAAGAAAGGGAACCCCGGTTTCCCAGGAGAAGCACTCCTGCCATGAGCATGGGCCATTCGGTTCTCATGCTCCATACTCTATACAGAGATGAGCTACGTCAATATATTAAGAGGATATAATGTATTAAGAGGATAAGTtagtatgtgcacacacacgtggttttaaaaatttagcaTATCAGGCTATTTCTTCCATTCCACAATTTAAATCCCACCTCCGCTTTCTTCTCTAAGAAACAgattatgaagatattttttccagtattGTGATCCTTGCCTGAACTCACAGCAACTGAGATCGAACAGACTTCAGTGTTCAGAGATTAAAGTTTTCACCAGTTCAATTCTCAGGCCAGCTAAGGAGAGGGGATCTGAGCGTGTGGACATTTTCCATCAGAAACTAAGGAAAATTCAGACTGTTTCCAGCCCTTATCTTTCAGCATCCTTCACTGTAGATCTTTTTCCAAGCTTAGAtacggatttttttttaagtaataactTACATTGTTATTTGTAAGGGTTGAGAGGACATCATTGCTAAGATAATGTAGTTCAAATGATTTGGAGTTTTACTATTTAAGTAAAATTTGCAGTTATGACTTTTTCTTCTTCGTATTTGcttctgttcatttattcatttacttttaaacttttggATAATTCTTGAAGgataaattgaaagaaagaaaaaaatataggggcttccctggtagctcagtggtaaagaattcacctgtcaatgcaggggactgggattgatccctgatccaggaagatccctcataCCACGGAGAAGCTAAGCctacgtgccacagctactgaacctgtgctccagagcccgggagccacagctgaagcccgtgtgccccagagtccgtgttctgcaacaagagaagccaccacagtgacaAGCCTGTGCAACacgactagagagcagccccgctcacgtcaactagagaaaagcctgcacagcaacgaagatccagaacagccaaaaataaataaaattatttttaaaaagaaaaagtatagatTTTCAGggtactttttttgtttgtttgtttttcaggatACGTTTTTAAGTAAAACAACCACTCATAGTATCTGCAAAACATAGaggatttattttccaaataataatGAACAGGGTCTAGCTTGCCTAGTTTTTCATCTATACTGCTTTCAAATCAAGcatctttattttacattttctcagaTGGTCGTCTTGGAGGTAACTAGTAGAGGGTCATTTTGCTTCAGACACAGTATTTCCAGAAGCATTCAGAGGAAGGTCCACGTTTCTTAGATTGTTTCCTAATTCTGGACAAAAGGTCACTCAGGAAAAGCTTAGGATCTTGCCCAGAGAAggcctgaaattaaaaaaataggttaTCAATTAATTGAgtgccatacacacacacaaatgaaactTACTCAGATACAGGACCTTTAAAAGGGTTTTAAAAAGGGTTTTCTTGCTGTTTCATGGGATAGAATTGCAGTGAGCACCCAGTATGTAGACTCTGAAAGGTCTCCTTGTGCCCAGCCTGTGGTCCATCCAGTCTATTTAGCCTCGTGATTGCCATGAATTTTCCTAAACCTTCATTTACCTGTTTCTATTTCATCTCTCAGTAACATGTTCTGTACATTTAATGTCTTCTGTGTAAATCAAGTCTTTTATTTGTCTTGAAATTAACTTTAATCATGgacctttagttttctttttattctaggaTTTTATGAGCATCTCTACTAATCACCTTTATGATTTTAGAGTCTTTCACCATAATCTTTCTATTCAGAAGAATATAAATATCTGAGTGATAACTTTTAATGTAATAGGAGCCACACCCTCCCCTTCTGTGTGGTCTACCCTACCTGGGAACCTCAGGCAGTGTATGCCATCTTCAGAATTGAGGGCTTTCATGGTATATTTTTACAAGGAGGTTAGTGGGCACTACACCAAAAGAAGATGTTTCTGGTCAAAATATTTGGGAAATTcttgattaaaattaaatacatttatctCGTTTCCTGGAGGCTTTATACGCAAAGAATTGCCAGGACAGGAGAGGGGTTAGAATGCAGGGCAGCCCTGTAGACTGACTCTATGGGACTGATATTCACAGAAAATcctttggtggtttagtcgctaagttgtgtctgactcttacgaccccatagactgtagcccaccaggctcctctacccatgggattctccaggcaagaatactgaagtgggttgccattttcttctcctggggatcttcctgacccagaaattgaaccccggtctcctgtattgcaggcaggttctttaccaaaagAGCTACAGGGTAATTCAAAGGACCTTACAGAAAATCCTTTAGGAAACACTAATTTagcttggggctttccaggtggggctagtggtaaaaaattcacTTGCCAGTCCAGGAAACGCAAgtgacgcaggtttgatccttaggccagcaagattccctggaaagaaaatggtaccctactccagtattcttgcctgggaaatcccatggacagactagcctggcagggctacagctcatggggttccaaagagtcagacatgactgaacaactgagctcAGTTTAGTTTGAGGGGTTGATAATGATCAAAACCGATTTCTCTTTTAGCAGTTAAGGTCCTCCATTAATTGTGCACCATTTCTAACCATTTAATATTTCCATTAATCATGTCCTATTGTAGTCTGCCTTTTGCACCCAAAATTATCTCCTTCATATTCTCCTTTACCACACATATTCCCTCTCAATGTTTCGACCATGCCTTTCTTCCATTTAGATATTATATGacagtgcttttcaaactttaCTGTGCATACAAACCACGTGGGGGAATCCTGTTAAGATGCAGATTTTGATTCAGTAGGTGTGAGGGGTGGGGTGAGTCTGCGTTTCTCACAAGCTTCCGTGTGACACCAGCACTGCTGGTCCTTGGACCCAGTGAAGATAATCAGTGACACAGCGCAAGTGGATGACAGGCTTGAGGGCAAGGGCTTTATCTATTTTTGATTCTCTAAAACTTGTTATCATCATTTATCAGAGATGAACACTAGGTAAGTTCTTGTtgtatccccattttacatggatcaaaatttgggaaaaaaataatgctttgaaATAATACTGGGTGTTAAGATTTGTACTGAGAAGGCTTGACTGGTTCCTACTGAGGCTCCTCTAAAGTCAAGGCATAGAAATGTTCACCTTTTTTATCCTAACTCTCATATAGGACCTACTTACCTTTCTCATGTTTCCTCTTGGGTAAAAAATGTTGGTAATGGGATCTGGAAAACAGTATTTTGAAACCATTCATCATCAGatctattatttccattttatctttgtcttatttaaaacacacaaaatagaATATTACTAAATCATGTCTAGtttctggttttcctttcttcACACCGCAGTGATATTTATTTGATGGAGGACAGGCAAGCACCTGGCTCTTTTCTAGCCCCCAGAGTTCACAAAGGGCACTGCATCTTCCTCAGTGAGTTAGCAGTTCAGTAGTTTGTCAACAATACTTTATCACACATGAATTTCTTTCTACAAAACCAAATTTATTAAAAGACTCCAGAATGTTCTGAGCATTTGTATCTGTGCTAGGAGGAACGCTGTCACTGAGAAAACAGTAAAAGCTGACATGGGTTATTTTGTGTTTGTGATGAACATTTTACTTGCATTTCCTCATTGAATCTTCTCAATAACCCCATGCGAtgggaattttgttttttaatcattccTGTGTACTGGTTTAAGGATTTGAGATACAGATAGATTAACTCATCTAAGAGGGAAGCCAGCATTGTAAATTGTACTTATTGAAAACTGGGATAAtgctcttcttccctccccttgcctcccaccccccaaatcatacagagaacaaatatgCTGAGGGGCCAAGCAGAGAAGGATGCTTGCAAGGAGTTGCTgagaaaaaggagacagaagatggcagaggaagacTGTATGCAGGAGGGGAGAGTGTGATCACTCAGAGTAAATTCAGTAGCAAAGAAATCAGACAGCCTGTAAACACGAGTCATTTTACCTGTGTTCCTAAGACCCTCTCCTGTCTCTGCGCCTGACATCTCTGGCAGCATCTGCAGAAGAGACGCTCTTTCCAGCTCATCCAGAGTTGATCTGACATCTTCAGGTGCTACACAGAGCAATGATTGATATTAGTGACAGCTCCTGCTTCAGTTCTGTTCCCCATTGTCTTTAGGGAGGTACCAGGGacagggaggggcttcccagggggctcagtggttaagaatttgcctgtaatgcgggagaaacaggttcaatccctgggttgagaagatcccctggaggaggaaatggcaacccactccagtattgttgcctgggaaatcccatggacagaggaggctcatggggtcacaaagagtgggacacaactgagtgactgagcatgagcatgcaCCAGGAACAGGAAGCTAATACTAGACAGATTTCAAATACTGAGTTCATGGTTTGTCATTAGCAGTATTTTAACAGAGAAGTGGGAACGCTACAGTCCAATTTGCAAGCCAGCAGAACAGGAAATCATGAGGCATGGTTCTCATCCTGACTCCTCCTGCCTGCACAGCCTTGCTGGATGCTCACCACCCTGAATAAGAAGGtaaggctgggacttccctggtggtctagtgcttaagacttcacacttccactgcagagggtgtgggttcaatgcctggtcggggaactaagatcccatgtgatccaaaaagtaaagaaatttaaaatgttaaaaatcaaaaaaaaaaaaaaaaggattgggcTGAGCCACAGGATCAGTGAAAAACCATTTCCACTTACAAAGTGAttcttcttcatctctgtttACCTACTGCTatcatttgccttttgcttttagATATAGGGGTGGCGAAATTGGAGTGAGAGGAAAAGTAAAGGAGTGGTTTTCTCAAAGACGGGCTTGTTTATGTTCTTCcgacctggtggttcagacaataaagaatctgcctgcaatgcagaagacccaggcttgatccctgggtcaggaagatcccctggagaagggaatggtgaccactccagtactcttgcctggagaatcccatggacagaggagactggtgggctaatATCCATGGTGAtgacaaacagttggacacaactgagtgactcactcacacacacctaAAGCAAATAGGATAACATCACCTCTTCTCTGGCCTCTAAGATTTAGATACAATGATCAGAAACAAGTCAGCTTTACAATATTCTTTGAACAAGTTGATAGCAACATTTTCAGCGTGTAATTTGGTCAGCTTGGTAGCATAGAAGATGCATGGTAAGTTTGTGTCAGGTGTGCGAAAGGTGAGTGTGAGGGCTGGTGAGTGATACTGGGCCCAGATTGTTCTCTTGGCAGGTTTCTGCCTTGTGGTGATTAGAGCCCCCAGGGAGTCCTGTAAAAGCAGTGAAGCAGGGAGTGCCTGCTTCACTAAGGCTTTCAAACCCTCAGCTCCAACCTTGATTGCAGAATAAAAAGCAAGCCATCATGAAGGCTTCATGGTACTTCTGAAGAATGTTAATGAAAGTCTACAAAGTTTGGCTACATATCAATATTTTTGTCATGAAGGatcatttgttttgttgtttgtttacagttgccaagtcatgtccgattcttctgcgacccaccagactcctctgtccatggaatttttcaagcaagaatactggagcagattgccatttctttttccaggggaccttcccaacccagggattgaaccagagtctcttgcattgctcagccaccagggaaggatcaTTTATGGAGAAACAAGTAAGTAGGAAAAAATTCAGGCAAAAATGCTAAGATAAGCTGCCACCTATTAAGAATTGGAAAGGGGATGCTACACTcactcaagtttttaaaaaatcataataatgaCATGTAATTTTTTGAGGATGTCAGTAATATCTGAATATTCATTCTTCGTTTCACCTTAtgcttttcaaagtttttttttttttttcatagcagaGATTCGATAAAGTTAATGCTCATTTTAACCATTAAGATGACTGCCACTTCTGAGATCAGTGACTCTGGAAAGTGATTAATTGTGCACGAATTAGTGCTTGACTATTATCAGAAAGCTgctttggcaaaactaatacaattatgtaaagtttaaaaataaaataaaatttaaattatcaataaaaaaaaaaaaaaaagaaagctgcttTGGAGAAACTTATGGactagaaattataaaattactGGCTTACcagagttttatttcctttatttaaaaaaatgtctaaaagTATCCACAATTAAAGACAAGTTAAAATCCAGTTAAAATGTTTATGAACACAATCCCCAAAcatcaactttttcttttctttttttccccaaccttTTCATTTCTTAAGTTAAATGAAGAGCTAAAAGCACAATAAGTATCTCCTTGATtgacacactttaaaaaattcaacttagaattgaactgaatgaaacataaaccagaaggaaaagataaaatgaacTTGGAAATCTGTGTCTACTCTAGTCCCAGCTggttacttttttatattttaaaaaacatttttttttcatgtaacacATGTCAGATGATTGCCTTTTAACTTAAAATAATATAAGATAAAATCAAAATACTTTAATCTATAATTGGAACAACCAGTTCActtaaaataaagactaaaagcAATGGTGTTTTAAATTTAGtgctattttcaaaacagaaaaaaaagactgacCAAAATAACTCAGAATTACAGAAGTCACGTTAAATAAGCAATGTTCCCcttctacttttatattttagaaaggaaaaaactgtATCCATTCTTGACTCTGAGACATGCCTTAAGAATCCTCAGAATTCTTTTCATAGCTGGGACTATTAACAAGACTCCTTTAAGAGAGAATTTTCATCTTTAACTTTGCATTTAAGACCCTTGAAGACTTGTTCAAGACTaacataaggggaaaaaaatcatcttaCCTAAGAGCTGCagggactcttgcctggagtcaAGGACAGGAAGAGACAGGAGCGGATTTAAGGATCCTATGAAAAGCAAACAGCAGGAGACCAGCTTATACATGATTGGCAGGAGATAGAAGTCTTCCTTCTTAGCTTCTTCCAACTTGCTCCTTCTAGGGGGTAGAGTCCAGTGTTAGAGCAGTTGCCTGCAACTTGCTTCTTCTAATTCTGTAATCAGCGATTATATATATTATCCTATGACCTCATATCAtcccctacaaaaaaaaaaaagaaatgaatttattgGCTAGGAAGGCTGAAAAGCAATCACTCTGCATTGATGTAATTTTTCAAAGTAGCAACTCATAGACAATAAATTTACTGTCTTGTTGCCTAGTGTACAAAATAGGTATTAAATAAAGAACAGTTACGTTTATAAATCTGGCAAAAAGGAGTAATTGAGAGCAATAAATCTCTAGTTAAAGAAAGGATCAGACAGGAGTTGAAGTGTCCAAGACAGGGACATGGATTTATGAGTCTTACCCAGCAGAAGTATTGTGGAGCACTGCGTGAAatgtgttgattttcttttttaatcttttgtgaATGAATAGATGAACTGTCATATTTTCTTTGGGGCTTCATGCCTGaagatttcctaaaggaaatcaaccctaagtattcattgggaggactgatgctgaagctgaagctccaatactttggccacctgaggcaaacagccacctcattggaaaagaccctgatgctgggaaagattggaggcaagaggagaagggggagacaaaggatgagatggttggatgccatcactgactcaatggacatgagtttgagcaagctcagggagataatgaaggaccaggaagcctggtgtactgcaatccatagggctacaaagagtctgacacaacttagtgactgaacaacaatgcctGAGGAATGACAAGGCATGAAATTAAAGTCAAAAcagattatttacttttaaaaaatgaagataaattcaCAGCAAAAATTCAATCTCAAGGCAAGTTCTATACATACACTTGGTCTCATGTTAAACTACAAGCACAGGGGTCTTCAGAGAAGGGAAATAATTTTCCTTAGAGTTGGATATTATTCATtaaggaagatgaagaaaaagcctGAAAACCTCGCCTATATTCCCAGTATTTCACAGAAGCCCCACTTTGCCTGGCTGCTCTCAGCTTGAATCATCACCGTATCCTCCTTGCTAACGTCCTCAAGGCTAAATTCAGCCCACCAGTCTCATCTCAAAACAGCTCAATGATGCTATTAACACATACATTATGTCATACCAACTCTTTGCTCAAAACTCTGTattggggacttctctggggtCTAGTAGCTAAGACCtggagctcccaatgcagggggcccatgtctgatctctggtcagggaactagaccccacatgttgCAACAAAGATCACAGATCCCACGTttcacaacgaagacccagcacagccaaataaataaaaaaatttttttaaagccccaAACCCTGTATTGACCTGAACATAAGGTTAAAACTAAGGAATTACTAGAGAAAAGAACACATGAACACCTTCACAAACTGAAGGCAGGCAAATATTTCCTAGACATGACACCAg
The sequence above is a segment of the Bos mutus isolate GX-2022 chromosome 16, NWIPB_WYAK_1.1, whole genome shotgun sequence genome. Coding sequences within it:
- the UTS2 gene encoding urotensin-2, with amino-acid sequence MYKLVSCCLLFIGSLNPLLSLPVLDSRQESLQLLAPEDVRSTLDELERASLLQMLPEMSGAETGEGLRNTDPITNIFYPRGNMRKFQAFSGQDPKLFLSDLLSRIRKQSKKRGPSSECFWKYCV